cggtcacaataattcgactgccttgagcaaggctagatcaAATATGTCATGTTTTTTCACCAACTGAATTAAAAACATCGCTTAAAAAATCACCTTTTCCAGGCTTATGTAGCTTATAGGCTATTTATTTCATTCTCAttcctttgtatttttttttattttgattttttgttatattattgttgtaaagccTTGTGGTACCTTTTATGCGTAAGAATGCAATATGAATgcttagattattattattattattatttaaactcCAGGATAAGCCTGCACGTATCAGTGGAATACCACGAGCCCCAGTCTACGTCACAGGCAATAACTTGTCCAACAAAAGCCTGGTTGCAAGACTGCCTCTTACCCAAGATCGTCAAGTGGGCCTCGGAAGTTAGTCCAGACACAGTTGTGAGGAGTTCACAGACTTTGGTAGCCGTGGAGAGATATAGCTCCCTCTATGCGGAGTTGAAGAAGAAATATGGAATCAAGTTTGTCAAGGTAGTGAACAAGTCCTGTTTTCGTAGGGCGCTGTGGCCGAGCGGATGAGGgcatcaaactcaagctctcgggccaatttcatggagctgcttaagaaaaaaatttgcttaagcacgaaaatagctcgcttattttacacatgttactggccaaaatttcattcgatatacattgcttatgactagtatttagctgttgtttacttagcataacaattgagtggagtcttggccggtaatctgattttacgacgcaatgaaatttttgcttaagcaaatttgtgtgcttaagcagctctatgaaattgggccctgtttctgttcagcagagcgtgggttcgagtccaggtcctgacacttgtgtccctgagcaagacacttaatcacaattacttctctccacccaggggtataggGGTACCTGTGAGTGCAGAGATGgtttttgtgattgatttagcttagtagcacataatttgttgcacaggctgtatactcctcagggagctgagatggtttaaggaatgatttaaggcccagtgaccaggggtaataatgttggaggtGCTTCAAGAGAGGTAAAGAGCCCTATACAAAAACTGGCTATTgttatatcattattattttccaaaagTGTAGTTTCTACTGACTAGCctaatgttttaatattttttgtaatcgAATGATTGGATATTTATCTACTGTGGCATGCCATGGCTGAGGAGTTGGGCGcaccggactcgagctctggtgtttctgaacagcagagtgtaggttcccAGTTTTGGAACGGGTGTTTTTTAATAAGCAAGACATGTCTGTTAAAAAAGAAAGCTGCTTCATCAATACACTCATCAATAACAAGATGTTTTTTTCCGTCTGTTTTTTGGTATGGTTGGCTGCAATTTAGGTTGATCATAGCACCTTGAAAGGTGCTACATGAACTTATATGGGTCTTAGAATTCCAAACCTAACTGAAACaccagtaaaacaaaataatgagcgctttgagatgcccttcaaCAGAGTATTATACAAgaactgtgtattattatttggttgttatagtaaggtttgcggtaacatcagaAGATaattagagcatactgatcgaaacatcgagttgaaaccagttatacgcttcttttcagaaccacccccaactcttGTAGAGGTTATCATTACATTGTGTAACCACAAACATCGTATCTcctccatgcaaagtttcaaatcctacttatttgaATGTGCTTAACTTTTTACAGATATGGCCAGAAACAACAGACCCCTTGAAATTTGTGTATGAAGATGTTGCCATAGCAACCTACCTCCTGGTGCTATGGGAGCAGGAACGAGAGGAGAAGAATTTGAAGAGTCTTCAATCTTTTGTAGACCTTGGCTGCGGCAATGGACTGCTGGTACACATTCTCAATAGTGAAGGagtaagtaataataataacagtggcttcttatatgcATTTACATGTAGCTTTTACCCAAGCCTAtgtccgtatggactgtaaaggggttagccctgtttcagccctaggagtaggtggcaacggcctcttgaaaaaattattgtagcccacaccttgcagtggccttcaggccttgtgtgtctggcgacttgcataaaataaaaatttaaaaaaacaaaaacaaaaacatgcattTCCGTCACTCAGTGTTGCTCAAGGCGCTTGAGCAACCCTGTCAAACAGGCTTTTTGACCCGATTcatctcatggctctgcttatacaATAAGCAAATAATCGGCACTTACTGAAaaagggaattctgcgcttacgccCAACATATTCCATGAGTTAGCAGGGAATTATTGCTTGTGCACGCGAATACTCCATGTTATTAAGCGTCTTTCCCCTACACAGCTAGTTTAGAAATTgattgtaagtgcagaattctgcagtgagcagagtcatgaaattagACCTAGatgtcatcatcacaataatcttggttgtgccatttttttttaatcattgtcCCTGTGTGGTATACAGTGTAATGTGCATTTTAGCCGACGCAGCGTTTACCCCACTTACCAAATTTGTATGTGCAGCTTGCTTCTCTAAATGGCAGGGAGCATATGTAGCAGTCAGTAGCTGCATGTGAAGTTGGAACAATGGATAACATGTCTTTGATcttgcaatagaccgatccagtaggctccgcccacgacgcacgtgtgagcaagaacacgtggggctctccaatgcctttctgcacaactctgctgcgcgcgccaagatacgcgcacgcgtgtcggaccttatttgttggaccttcgttgcgttgttattggtcaatacgcaatggggtggagcttagtggatcggtctattgttttTTCATAGATTATTGCAAGACTATCTTttgattggttttgtttttatcccAAGAGGATTTTACTATCTTTTGTGTATGTTCACAATCTTTGATTTCTCAGCATCCTGGAAAGGGCATTGACCTCCGCAGAAGAAAAATCTGGGACTTGTACGGGCCAGGAACCAATTTAGAAGAGTGTTCTATAACTCCCTCTGATGAATTCCTGTTCGCTGATTATGATTGGCTGATTGGTAACCATTCGGATGAGCTAACACCATGGATACCTGTCATGGCTGCAAGGTAGTCTTCTTGAACAACAACCCTTTTCaaaatcagggccaaatttcatagagctgcttgtaagcagaaaatattgcttaacatttttcAGGACTAAGCAGGATTCCAGTTAcacgttgtacatgtatataatggtattttagctggtaacctaaaTCCGGTAATAAGTTTGTTGAGCTTAGCATTTTTTGTATGCTTaggcaactctatgaaattgagcctatggtccaatttcatagtgctgctcaGGCAGATATTGTTGCGTAACaagtttgtgcttagcagaaatgagcaggatgacCAGGCACAATTGTACATGGGATATGGTATTTTGACTGTTAAGCTGCTTTTTtggtgctaagcagctctttgaaattgtccCCAGGGCTTGGGCTCTTGCTTAGCCTCCGTCTGCCTGGTTGAGCTCtgtaacaaaaacacacaatttcaaaaaaaaatgtacagagCCTAAGTTGGAGCCCAAGTCAAAGTCGTGGTTTTTAAAAAGAGCCTGTgatcagagcccaatttcatagagttgctcaaataaaaaaaaactagctaagcacaacaaaattgggCTCACCaggaaaaaggttaccagctgaaatttaattgtagcatatgtaactggtatcctgcttattgttACTTAGCAGACATATTttatgcaatattttctgcttaagcagctctatgatattggtaTTTGACACAAGATACCCCCAAAAGGGTACCAGGCCATACTAGCTACAGGTAAAGCTATTACCTCTAAACTTCCTGGTACAaccattttcaaatgtttttttattggggggggggggctgttggCTCTGAAGACATCCATCAAAATGAACATGTAGACAGATGCATTGTAAAAATTGAGAAACATGGATTGCAAGTGCTTTAAAAGAACTTCGTTAAAtagagtaataaccaatattcATTGTGTCCTGCCTGACAGATCTTGCTATACTACCAGATACTTTGTGCTTCCATGCTGTTTCCATGACTTTGATGCAAAGTTCATCAGAAGTGAGCAGTCGAAGACGCAATACCGAGCCTATCTTGACTTTGTTCAAGAGGTTGGCAAAGTGAGTGGCTTCAGAGTGCAAGAGGATATTCTCAGAATACCGTCAACAAAAAGAGTATGTAGTCACTTTCTTTCTCTCACAGACATTCATTCATTTTAGGGTtttcatggctgagtggtttagaaCACCCAATTCAATTAAAtgcacaggggtcgatttcacaaagagttcgaactagtcctaacttaggactagtcctaggagatatacaaattgcatggatagtcctaagttaggacgagtaactggtcctaactcgagataagactagtcctaactctttgtgaaatcgacccctggactcctttggtaattatcaaagaccagtactctcacttggtgtacaccaacatatgcataatataacaaatctgtgaaactttgagctcaattggtcgtcgaagctgcgagataatactgaaagaaaaaatacccttgtcatacgaagttgtgtgctttcagatgcttgatttcgaattggtcatcaaagttgcaaaagaataatgcaagaaaaaacacccttgttgcaccagtttatgtgctttcagatgcctaaaacaGGCATCAGGCCGAAAGtcttttgtgagaaattaccttcaACTCAAAAACTgcagtacttcagagggatgcagtttctcacaatgttttatactatcaacagctctccattgttcgttagcaagtacatttttatgccaacaattgtttagagtaattaccaatagtgtccagtgccattaaaggTATCGTATTGGAATGGTTATCACTGAGGACAGAATTCAattcatcagagtgtgggtgtagatcctggtcatgacacttgagcaagatactttactataattgcttctcttcaccgaggggtataaatgggtacctgtgagggtagaggttgatattgtgtatgaaaaaccctttccatgttctgataaaCAGATTTGAAAATCTTCCAttgtggacccccccccccctttacatTTATTGTAACTTTGAGTATCTCTCCGattaataagaagaaactataaataaatagtaaacttgcgggaacaaccatgtgttttaaaatctcttagggtgagtgagTGTTggttctgctcgtcttcaggagaatgctggactgctggcggtggtggagcttaagtagCGCTGAATGGctgagcatttgggcgggaagGATCGAGGctttactgttcgaaacgttgagacccaaccggctcttttcaaagccaacactcactcaccttaagagatttacacatggttgtacccgcaagtttactattttttttatagtttcttcttatttctccacaccatgcaaagtttcaaacaatacttatctttccgattgttgtacaaatgttCCCAGATTGCAAAATGTTAATGTCGGCAGCTCTGCATATGtcataaatttaaaaacttgACTGAATTCCATGAACCAAACTTCATTACAGATTTGCCAAATAGGAAGTCAAAGGAATTACCAACGGGAGCAGACTGAAGAAGTTTCTACGCGGATTAAAAATTTCATCTCACGACGTCGCCAATGTAGGAAACAATCAGCCCAAAAGAAGGACACTGAAAGAACTCACAAACAGCTAACAGTGTCTGGCGCTGAGAACTGTACTGATCATTCTGATGATGCAACTAGGTTATTAGAATCAAAGGCCTCTTCTGACAGAGACACTTTTAACCACCCTTCAGGACCAGCATTTCACCACTCTAGTGATGACTCCAGTAACACTACATCAGCGAGATGGGCTCCTGAATTTCAGCCTCGTGAGAAGATAGAGCCAGTCCGCAACTGTGCAAACGTGGACAGTGACTTGAAGAAAAGGATCACTTGTGAGGTTGCACATGCCATCTTGGGCGAGGGTGGAGAGGATGCTTCAGACGTCTTGAGAGGAGCAAAAGATATGAAAGTCTGGAGGAGAGGAGGTAAATGGAACGTCTGTTCAGGGCCTCAATAGTGGAGGGAAAGTCCAAAAGACTGCAGGGCTCAACTTCTTGGCTTTGCTTAccactgaattctgcgcttacgatcaccattcgcCGCCTGCACGACAAGCACTGAATTTAGGCTCTAGCTGTGttagcatagaatgcctagcaACGTGGAGTACGCGCACGCACAAGCGAAAGTTCCCCACTCACCCACAAGATTCTCTTGACTTAAGCGCAGATTTCCCTGCTTGTGAAGCGCCGATTATTTGCTTTCGGTAACTTAACAATTTACCTGGACccaaattttgtttacaagacCAGACTCAAAATGGGTTAAACAAGCACTAGTAGAAGATCTATCTTCATGATCTCAAATGTCATGCTACTTtaatactcaacagaattgaaaaatATCAGATTCCACAAAGATATTACACAATGAGTTATAACCACTAGTAGAAGATCTATCTTCATGATCTATCTTCATGATCTCAAATGTCATGCTACTTtaatactcaacagaattgaaaaatATCAGATTCCACAAAGATATTACACAATGAGTTATAACCATTATTAGGGTGTTGTGGCCAAACGGATAAgaacaccgaattcaagctctggtgcttctgttcagcagagtgtgggtttgaatcccggacgtgacatttgtgtccctgagcaagacacttaactaaaattgcttctctccacccaggggtaaatgggtacctgtgagggcagtgatggttcttgtgattgattggCTTAGAGAGctacatatttgttgcacaggttgtatactcctcagggagctgagatggtttaagaattaattaaatggcccagtgaccaggggtacaACAGAGCCCTGTCTGGTCATGATTTTAATGGCCCAACGCTTCAAGTAGTGGCCATGGGCCAggggtccagtgttaatttttgaaggtgcaatgtttttttaaagttttttaaaaatctttgtttgataattgttttttctcAAAGGGTCATTGACGTTACCTGAGATTGCAAAACTGTTCAACAGTGACGTCTTAAAACAATTGAAGAAAGAATGTGGCGGCTTGAAGACTCTTCTTAAAAACTCCCATCAAGTTTTTCAAGGTATTTTGCGAAAGATGAAATAAGATGATTAATAGATGTGAGGAATGATCAATGGATCCCAAGTTTCAAAGAATAAAGTTCAAGTCATAATGGGTGCGTCCGATTACCTTCCCTGTGTCaacccgcggtgctcattcgggtgagttcctgacaagagctaatcgaacgatcactcgaCCTCt
Above is a genomic segment from Asterias amurensis chromosome 6, ASM3211899v1 containing:
- the LOC139939146 gene encoding probable tRNA (uracil-O(2)-)-methyltransferase produces the protein MESTKWLELKEIKASCEEKTFLKAVEIWLQKPQVVNRRLAGAVFLQRQRVLNACSLQQSIIELVSKSEGSEDSIEFLPKVIQKDCSNVLSGGSLCLSELEETKQEERGIGEEIGPDENHDGVSRFELCLRKLVPRQLGQGSTTVALKEIIIIDHEDCSATFVALLNNTSDTERREIHDHSPSTVSCCGSYVFNTAYKISFSSKTQRISLHVSVEYHEPQSTSQAITCPTKAWLQDCLLPKIVKWASEVSPDTVVRSSQTLVAVERYSSLYAELKKKYGIKFVKIWPETTDPLKFVYEDVAIATYLLVLWEQEREEKNLKSLQSFVDLGCGNGLLVHILNSEGHPGKGIDLRRRKIWDLYGPGTNLEECSITPSDEFLFADYDWLIGNHSDELTPWIPVMAARSCYTTRYFVLPCCFHDFDAKFIRSEQSKTQYRAYLDFVQEVGKVSGFRVQEDILRIPSTKRICQIGSQRNYQREQTEEVSTRIKNFISRRRQCRKQSAQKKDTERTHKQLTVSGAENCTDHSDDATRLLESKASSDRDTFNHPSGPAFHHSSDDSSNTTSARWAPEFQPREKIEPVRNCANVDSDLKKRITCEVAHAILGEGGEDASDVLRGAKDMKVWRRGGSLTLPEIAKLFNSDVLKQLKKECGGLKTLLKNSHQVFQVVGDKVVIRDWSTSNQDNKPTLSKKRKYKASDKMHFFKTSLCWFNAHHPDGCPLLANDCQFAHGEGELKNPSLPSR